Genomic window (Vibrio pomeroyi):
TACCAATCTCTTCACTCAGTGCTTTAACTGTTAATTGTGTCATACCGCTTTCTCTCCTTGCTGAATTATTCTTCGTCGCCGAACCAACAGATGTTACGCGCAGCCATAATTAGCTCGCCCGCACGCTCTGCAGTTAGGTCTTCAATGCCTTCTAGTTCATCAACGCCTTGGTCAGCTAGGTCTTCCAATGTTGCCACGCCTTTAGCTGCCAGTTTGTAAGCCATTTCACGTTCTAGGCCTTCAAGAGCTAGCAAGTCTTCAGCAGGCTCAACACCGTCGAAAGTTTCTTCTTTCGCTAGTGCTAGAGTCGTTAGTGCATCTTTAGCACGGCTACGAAGTTCTTCAACGATGCCTTCGTCTAGGCCATCTACTTCAAGAAGTTCGTTTACTGGTACGTAAGCCACTTCTTCTAGTGTAGAGAAACCTTCTTCAACAAGCAGTTGAGCAAAGTCTTCTTCGATGTCTAGGTGCTTCATGAAGTTTTCAATAGAAGCAACTGCTTCTTCTTGGTGTTTCTTCTGAAGGTCTTCAACCGTCATTACGTTTAGTTCCCAACCAGTCAGTTGAGATGCTAGACGTACGTTTTGACCGCTACGGCCGATAGCTTGTGCTAGGTTATCCGCTTCAACAGCGATATCCATAGAGTGTGCATCTTCATCAACGATGATAGAAGCAACGTCAGCAGGAGCCATTGCGTTGATTACGAACTGAGCCGGGTTATCGTCCCAAAGTACGATATCGATACGCTCGCCGCCAAGCTCACCAGAAACAGCTTGTACACGTGCACCACGCATACCAACACACGCACCAACAGGGTCAATACGCTTGTCGTTTGTTTTCACAGCGATTTTAGCACGAGAACCAGCGTCACGTGCAGCACCTTTAAGTTCAATTAGCTCTTCGCCAATCTCAGGTACTTCAACGCGGAATAGTTCAGCAAGCATTTCAGGCTTAGAGCGAGTAATGAATAGCTGGAAACCACGAGCTTCAGGTTTAACTGCGTATAGAAGACCACGAACACGG
Coding sequences:
- the nusA gene encoding transcription termination factor NusA; protein product: MNKEILAVVEAVSNEKAVPRERIFEALEIALATATKKKSELEIEVRVEIDRKTGDFETFRRWEAVEEVEFPTKEISLEAAKYDDPEIELGGFIEDDIESVTFDRITTQTAKQVIVQKVREAERAQIVEQFIDNEGELVTGVVKKVNRDTIILDLGNNAEAVILRDDQLPRENFRPGDRVRGLLYAVKPEARGFQLFITRSKPEMLAELFRVEVPEIGEELIELKGAARDAGSRAKIAVKTNDKRIDPVGACVGMRGARVQAVSGELGGERIDIVLWDDNPAQFVINAMAPADVASIIVDEDAHSMDIAVEADNLAQAIGRSGQNVRLASQLTGWELNVMTVEDLQKKHQEEAVASIENFMKHLDIEEDFAQLLVEEGFSTLEEVAYVPVNELLEVDGLDEGIVEELRSRAKDALTTLALAKEETFDGVEPAEDLLALEGLEREMAYKLAAKGVATLEDLADQGVDELEGIEDLTAERAGELIMAARNICWFGDEE